The following coding sequences lie in one Candidatus Anoxymicrobium japonicum genomic window:
- a CDS encoding endolytic transglycosylase MltG — MNDLPERGDCGSRVERRRERSLKKAQRRRATAIAFSVSLILIVLLGAGGWVIYRRASARRGPTPRTYAVTLPEGLNATETGERFEEATNGSIKAAEFSRALKAGGYDYSFLKGTKGNLEGFLFPNTYQVTSTTTARETVDKLLCDFKKETDDLEWNRAAELGVTPYQIVIIASLIEKEVKLSTERPLVASVIYNRLKKNMKLGMCSTVLYALGQWKPKLTNKDIEVDSPYNTYKINGLPPGPICNPGFESIRASLFPATTDYLYFILTGPEGSHSFTSDYRQFDIWKNEQNKKQ; from the coding sequence ATGAACGACTTGCCCGAGCGCGGTGACTGTGGAAGCAGGGTCGAACGCCGGCGTGAAAGATCTCTAAAGAAAGCCCAAAGAAGGCGCGCCACGGCGATCGCCTTCTCGGTTTCCTTGATACTGATCGTCCTGCTGGGCGCCGGTGGTTGGGTCATCTACCGGAGGGCGAGCGCTCGTCGCGGTCCGACGCCAAGGACGTACGCGGTTACATTGCCCGAGGGTCTGAACGCCACGGAGACGGGAGAGAGGTTTGAGGAAGCGACAAACGGTTCTATAAAAGCGGCGGAGTTCTCGCGAGCACTGAAAGCCGGCGGTTATGACTACAGCTTTCTTAAAGGGACGAAGGGCAATCTGGAGGGCTTTCTCTTTCCCAACACTTACCAGGTGACTTCAACGACCACCGCGCGCGAGACGGTGGACAAACTGCTTTGTGATTTCAAGAAAGAGACCGACGACCTCGAGTGGAACCGCGCGGCAGAACTCGGGGTCACGCCTTATCAGATCGTGATAATCGCCTCGTTAATCGAGAAAGAGGTCAAGTTGTCCACGGAGCGGCCGCTTGTGGCGTCGGTGATTTATAACAGGCTCAAGAAGAACATGAAACTGGGGATGTGCTCGACCGTGCTCTACGCGCTCGGCCAGTGGAAGCCGAAGCTCACCAACAAAGATATCGAGGTGGACTCCCCGTACAACACTTATAAAATAAACGGTCTCCCGCCGGGTCCGATATGCAATCCCGGCTTCGAGTCTATCCGCGCGTCGTTGTTCCCCGCGACGACAGATTACTTATACTTTATCCTGACCGGCCCTGAAGGCAGTCACAGCTTCACGAGCGATTACAGGCAATTCGACATCTGGAAAAACGAGCAAAACAAAAAGCAATAG